A genomic region of Chloracidobacterium sp. contains the following coding sequences:
- a CDS encoding gamma-glutamylcyclotransferase, translated as MWVFGYGSLMWDDWEKEFQGVKHNRAKLNGYHRDFNKKSTRNWGTSERGCPTLGLEELEGAECVGSAFEFDDKYRDSIMTHLKGREGESFDLPELDVELENGQVVKAVTPVNRLNNTYLGSISVEDRARNARVATGKDGKCSDYIQNIHRHLNDLSIDDLYVQRMWEALQK; from the coding sequence ATGTGGGTATTTGGCTACGGATCGTTGATGTGGGACGACTGGGAGAAAGAATTTCAAGGTGTCAAACATAATAGAGCGAAACTGAATGGCTATCATAGAGACTTTAATAAAAAATCTACGCGCAATTGGGGAACCAGTGAAAGAGGCTGTCCAACGCTTGGATTGGAGGAGTTGGAAGGGGCCGAGTGTGTTGGTAGTGCCTTCGAGTTTGATGATAAATATAGGGATTCTATAATGACTCATCTTAAAGGTAGAGAGGGTGAGAGTTTTGACCTACCAGAATTAGATGTAGAGTTGGAGAATGGGCAAGTTGTCAAAGCCGTAACGCCTGTTAACCGGCTTAACAATACGTACTTGGGGAGCATAAGCGTCGAAGATCGCGCCCGAAATGCGAGAGTTGCGACGGGGAAAGATGGTAAGTGCTCTGATTATATTCAAAACATCCATCGCCATTTGAACGACTTAAGCATTGACGATCTATATGTGCAGAGAATGTGGGAAGCACTACAGAAATAA
- a CDS encoding sigma-54-dependent Fis family transcriptional regulator, giving the protein MKRILLAWLGNTDLKASSGNEKAELGPIGLAITSRAFDQIDLLSNHSKAATVAYVKWIHTLRKISVRIHYENLSRPNNYEEIYRAALRVVDDTIRESSEKIELTFHLSPGTPAMTAIWIILAKTRFPAHLIETSLQEGIRDTKIPFEIAAEFIPDLLRDPDRALQERTAAPPPSAPEFSVILHKSGQMTALIDQAQKVAVRGVPVLIEGESGTGKELLARAIHGASPRHNSEFVAVNCGAIPSELVESELFGHKKGSFTGAIADRVGFFGRADGGTLFLDEVGDLPLGAQVKLLRVLQEGEITPVGSARAKKVDVRIVSATNRNLLSEVQRGTFREDLFFRLAVIVLRIPALREREGDVGLLIDALWKQQNEEADSLLIPKKELSTGARNVLLRHSWPGNVRELQNTLTRLAVTSSRKIVTKAEAGGALLGSFSNERQEILDRRFEPGFSLSETIGEVASHYLERALKEAGGNKSAASKLLGMANYQTLKNWLRKYNIPES; this is encoded by the coding sequence GTGAAAAGGATACTTCTTGCATGGCTGGGGAATACTGACCTGAAGGCTTCCTCTGGCAATGAAAAAGCAGAGCTTGGACCCATAGGCTTAGCGATCACTTCACGAGCCTTTGATCAGATCGATCTGCTGAGTAACCACTCCAAGGCAGCGACTGTCGCGTACGTAAAGTGGATTCATACGCTAAGAAAGATCTCTGTAAGAATTCATTACGAAAACCTATCACGTCCAAACAACTACGAGGAGATCTACCGCGCTGCACTTCGAGTCGTTGACGACACCATTCGGGAATCGAGCGAAAAAATCGAATTGACGTTCCACTTGAGTCCAGGTACGCCGGCGATGACGGCTATCTGGATAATTCTTGCAAAGACCCGATTCCCCGCCCACTTGATTGAAACTTCACTACAGGAGGGCATTCGCGATACTAAGATACCCTTCGAGATTGCCGCAGAATTCATTCCCGATCTTCTACGTGACCCTGACAGAGCCCTTCAAGAACGCACTGCCGCTCCCCCACCGTCCGCTCCCGAGTTCTCGGTCATTCTTCACAAGAGCGGTCAAATGACGGCGCTGATTGATCAAGCTCAGAAGGTCGCCGTGCGTGGCGTTCCAGTCTTAATCGAGGGTGAAAGTGGTACGGGAAAAGAACTTCTCGCCCGCGCCATTCACGGTGCGAGCCCTCGGCACAATAGCGAATTTGTCGCAGTGAATTGCGGAGCGATTCCTTCGGAACTGGTAGAGTCGGAACTATTCGGACACAAGAAAGGGTCTTTTACCGGAGCGATCGCAGATCGAGTCGGTTTTTTCGGACGCGCTGATGGAGGGACCTTGTTTCTGGACGAAGTGGGTGACCTTCCGCTCGGAGCCCAAGTGAAGCTTCTGCGCGTTTTGCAGGAAGGAGAAATCACACCAGTCGGGTCAGCCAGAGCGAAAAAAGTTGATGTACGGATCGTTTCCGCCACGAATCGAAACCTGCTTTCGGAAGTTCAGCGGGGTACGTTCCGAGAAGACTTGTTTTTTCGCCTCGCGGTCATAGTACTTCGGATACCTGCTCTTCGGGAGCGCGAGGGTGACGTCGGACTATTGATTGATGCTCTGTGGAAGCAGCAGAACGAGGAAGCCGACAGCCTTCTCATCCCAAAGAAGGAGCTTTCGACCGGGGCCAGAAATGTGCTTCTTCGGCATTCCTGGCCCGGGAACGTTCGAGAGTTACAGAACACTCTCACGCGGCTCGCCGTAACGAGTAGCCGCAAGATTGTTACAAAAGCCGAAGCTGGCGGGGCCTTGTTAGGCAGCTTTTCCAATGAACGTCAGGAGATTCTGGACCGTCGCTTCGAGCCTGGTTTTTCCTTATCTGAAACCATAGGAGAAGTTGCGAGTCACTATCTTGAACGGGCCCTGAAGGAGGCCGGGGGCAACAAGAGTGCCGCATCAAAACTACTCGGTATGGCAAATTATCAAACGCTGAAGAACTGGCTCAGGAAATACAATATTCCTGAATCATAG
- a CDS encoding helix-turn-helix domain-containing protein gives MGRSVWLFLYLIIHANRRTGTLYRRVGTIAKDTGMSKRTVQIWLKNLRDKDYIVTERTGRSLIIHITKWRPINRRPGPPPITPSPSVSSQNHPS, from the coding sequence ATGGGGCGATCGGTCTGGCTTTTCTTATACCTGATCATTCATGCAAATAGGAGAACCGGAACTCTCTACCGTCGCGTCGGCACCATTGCAAAGGATACCGGAATGTCCAAACGCACGGTTCAAATCTGGCTCAAGAATCTTCGGGATAAGGACTACATAGTCACCGAACGGACAGGGCGATCACTGATAATTCATATAACGAAATGGCGGCCGATCAATCGGCGTCCTGGTCCGCCACCAATAACTCCAAGCCCTTCCGTTTCGAGCCAAAACCACCCGTCTTAA
- a CDS encoding tetratricopeptide repeat protein — protein sequence MAVLIEAISVIVRRRSIEERFPGGWRGFLSDAPNRTLYSDEEIASVSFMSADDVKAYIFYLESHGLDFEIGGKTVDISVVDQVRGFTTPSPWLEFGDLEKDGNLVKACWITGTEPNYVFTPRGWNYEGSLSQKPGFVPKEEFDQKLKFLREENGLEVYLDLQTNEERYVGRAHVTGETRGEIVRTLEGLCAVAHELDVEAQLARESKNESRGAEIFLRLSEELLPEAQRIARVPGRKLAFAHFTCGLILRVLKRQPEAEIYFRRANDLAPGTSHNLLELVRCLGEQGKYDEALLFAREAVACEPDNPACLGNLAMSLFIIGEKEEARLHLDKALAIDPNDTINRQILQNFLN from the coding sequence ATGGCTGTATTGATCGAAGCAATTTCAGTAATTGTTCGCCGAAGGTCAATCGAAGAGCGCTTTCCCGGCGGCTGGCGAGGATTTCTCTCGGACGCACCGAATCGAACGCTATACAGTGATGAGGAAATTGCCTCCGTGAGTTTTATGTCTGCGGATGATGTGAAGGCATACATTTTTTATCTCGAGTCTCACGGCCTCGATTTCGAGATTGGAGGCAAGACAGTGGATATTTCGGTCGTGGATCAGGTCCGCGGATTCACGACGCCGTCGCCGTGGTTGGAGTTTGGTGATTTGGAGAAAGACGGAAATCTTGTGAAGGCGTGCTGGATTACAGGAACTGAGCCGAACTATGTTTTTACGCCGAGAGGATGGAACTACGAAGGTTCGCTTAGCCAAAAGCCAGGCTTCGTCCCTAAGGAGGAATTCGATCAGAAACTCAAATTTCTTCGGGAAGAAAATGGGCTGGAGGTTTATTTAGACTTGCAGACGAATGAGGAACGCTACGTTGGCCGCGCGCATGTAACGGGAGAGACTCGGGGAGAGATAGTCAGGACGTTGGAAGGCCTGTGTGCGGTGGCTCATGAGTTAGACGTAGAAGCTCAACTGGCGAGGGAGTCAAAAAATGAATCGCGCGGTGCGGAGATATTCTTACGTCTAAGCGAAGAATTGTTGCCAGAGGCCCAACGGATCGCGAGAGTTCCAGGGCGTAAATTAGCGTTCGCTCATTTTACATGCGGATTAATTCTTCGCGTGCTCAAAAGGCAACCCGAGGCCGAAATATACTTTCGTCGAGCAAACGATCTCGCACCCGGAACTTCGCACAATCTATTGGAATTAGTCCGGTGCCTCGGTGAACAGGGGAAATATGATGAGGCCCTGCTGTTCGCCCGGGAGGCGGTTGCATGCGAACCAGATAATCCGGCCTGCCTAGGAAATCTCGCAATGTCGCTCTTTATTATTGGTGAAAAAGAAGAAGCCAGATTGCACTTGGATAAAGCCCTAGCTATCGATCCAAACGATACAATCAATCGCCAAATCCTGCAGAATTTTTTGAATTAA
- a CDS encoding helix-turn-helix transcriptional regulator has product MKNLYETIGARIKQLRTEYGEGIGMSQDELAYKMKTTANTISRWEGAVYKPSAMDLHRLAKIFGVSISAFFPNMETPQKLQGLMSALGELGESDLDEITQYALYRKARRELEAAKKAKKAKK; this is encoded by the coding sequence ATGAAAAACTTGTACGAGACGATCGGCGCACGAATAAAACAGCTGCGCACGGAGTACGGTGAAGGTATAGGAATGAGTCAGGACGAGCTCGCCTATAAGATGAAGACAACCGCCAACACTATTTCCCGCTGGGAGGGTGCGGTCTACAAACCGTCGGCAATGGACCTACACCGGCTAGCGAAAATATTTGGCGTAAGCATTTCAGCGTTCTTCCCGAATATGGAAACTCCGCAGAAACTCCAAGGCCTTATGAGCGCGCTTGGCGAACTCGGAGAAAGCGACCTCGACGAGATCACGCAATACGCTCTGTACCGCAAAGCCCGGCGCGAGCTCGAAGCAGCCAAGAAAGCCAAGAAAGCCAAAAAATAA
- a CDS encoding ATP-binding protein — protein MSAKTKPIFDTDLPPGILDRRVIPDEQFDKTWDSIFLGEGVKDQLLNQAIVGFTLRSKGVGREIIPTHGIVLLVGPPGTGKTSLARGLASRVARMIKGATFLEIEPHSLTSSSMGKTQQAVTDLLGKTIPEHAASGPVIVLLDEVETMATDRRKLSMEANPVDVHRATDAVLAQLDHLAERHGNLLFIATSNFEGAIDDAFISRCDLVMTVPVPNAKARRSILEDTIEGLAKHFSSIKKLLATDEFERVVEVTEGLDGRALRKMVAGACAYTKEAAVDPGKLTVEALLKAAEDAKTTLKRKEK, from the coding sequence ATGAGCGCAAAGACCAAGCCCATTTTTGATACTGATCTGCCGCCGGGAATTCTCGATCGCCGAGTCATTCCTGATGAGCAGTTTGATAAGACCTGGGATTCGATCTTCCTCGGGGAAGGCGTCAAAGATCAGCTCCTCAACCAAGCGATCGTCGGCTTCACGCTGCGTTCCAAGGGCGTCGGACGCGAGATCATTCCGACGCACGGCATTGTATTGCTCGTCGGTCCGCCCGGAACGGGGAAGACGTCGCTCGCCCGCGGACTTGCATCCCGCGTCGCGAGAATGATAAAAGGTGCGACCTTCCTCGAGATCGAACCGCACTCTCTGACGAGTTCGTCGATGGGAAAGACCCAGCAGGCGGTCACCGATCTGCTAGGCAAGACGATCCCAGAACATGCGGCGTCAGGTCCAGTGATCGTGCTGCTGGACGAAGTGGAGACAATGGCGACCGACCGGCGCAAGTTGAGCATGGAAGCCAACCCGGTTGACGTCCATCGTGCGACCGACGCGGTCCTCGCACAGCTTGACCATTTAGCGGAACGTCATGGGAATCTCTTGTTCATTGCGACCAGCAATTTTGAAGGGGCGATCGACGACGCATTCATTTCGAGATGCGACCTTGTGATGACGGTGCCGGTTCCGAACGCAAAGGCGCGTCGATCGATCTTGGAGGACACGATCGAGGGACTCGCGAAACATTTCTCGTCGATCAAGAAGCTACTGGCGACGGATGAGTTTGAACGCGTGGTTGAAGTAACCGAAGGGTTGGACGGACGGGCCTTGCGTAAGATGGTCGCCGGTGCCTGCGCATATACCAAGGAGGCCGCTGTCGATCCCGGGAAGCTAACGGTCGAGGCGCTATTGAAGGCGGCCGAAGACGCAAAAACAACGCTTAAGAGGAAGGAGAAGTGA
- a CDS encoding tetratricopeptide repeat protein, with protein sequence MRDTVLSSGSENLDKVCGLVGVGRSEEALNIVRREIESASSDFARAVAYEQLGNLYQVMNAPSKAIHAFETSLRLHGPLNVPAVTRVYSSLGLAYKLSGETNRALEIYAAGIDRLMDRAMRIIHKDGELTSETEEDGVRTLNVSTDVFERIRELCRLDITFAALRNNMGTCYAEIGDKQSARRAFVEAIEFTPVGFAYQHPSSNLAELDPNEKEVFLDLGIALKKTDRLDEAIEAFRRALEIDPNYDLAFSSLALTQMKTGDFEIALHNYDEAIKAMTRNIVKTFKNSRSKGIIKQHDSHHLLWLEFAFFGAVYLSSLGENVKKLAWPTGDQAIQEERDEGYDGLYWVDKTDPQGETTRLFLPNYFNTFREHLTYTSGYSILLRGKGSALRELGRRAEADEHYTEAEYFNPKENKGNSG encoded by the coding sequence GTGAGAGATACCGTATTGAGCAGCGGATCGGAAAACCTCGACAAGGTATGCGGCCTCGTCGGCGTTGGCAGGAGTGAGGAGGCGCTGAACATCGTAAGACGCGAGATTGAAAGCGCATCCAGTGATTTTGCGCGGGCCGTAGCCTATGAGCAGCTCGGCAATCTCTATCAAGTCATGAACGCCCCCAGCAAGGCGATCCATGCATTCGAAACTTCCTTGCGGCTTCACGGCCCTTTGAACGTCCCCGCAGTCACACGCGTGTATTCGTCGCTTGGTCTAGCGTACAAACTTAGTGGCGAAACAAATAGGGCACTAGAGATTTACGCGGCGGGTATCGATAGATTAATGGATCGCGCAATGAGGATTATCCACAAAGATGGCGAGCTGACGTCCGAAACCGAAGAAGACGGGGTTAGGACGTTGAATGTATCGACAGATGTTTTTGAACGGATTCGAGAATTGTGCAGGTTAGATATTACTTTCGCTGCTCTGAGAAATAATATGGGGACTTGTTATGCTGAAATAGGTGACAAGCAATCGGCTAGACGAGCATTCGTCGAAGCAATCGAATTTACGCCGGTGGGTTTTGCTTATCAACACCCATCCAGTAATTTGGCCGAACTTGATCCCAATGAAAAGGAAGTATTCCTTGATTTAGGAATAGCACTCAAAAAGACCGATCGATTGGACGAAGCCATTGAGGCCTTCAGACGAGCATTAGAGATTGATCCGAATTATGATCTTGCGTTCAGTAGTTTGGCGTTGACCCAAATGAAGACGGGCGATTTTGAAATTGCTCTTCACAATTATGATGAGGCGATAAAAGCAATGACGCGAAACATTGTGAAGACATTCAAAAACTCCCGTTCAAAAGGCATTATCAAGCAACATGATTCTCATCATTTGCTCTGGCTCGAATTCGCCTTTTTTGGAGCTGTGTATCTGTCGTCCCTCGGCGAAAATGTTAAGAAATTGGCTTGGCCGACTGGCGATCAAGCAATTCAAGAAGAGCGCGATGAAGGCTATGACGGTCTTTATTGGGTTGATAAAACTGATCCACAGGGTGAAACGACTCGACTATTCCTGCCCAACTATTTCAACACGTTTCGTGAGCACCTGACCTACACCTCAGGGTATTCAATCTTGCTTCGGGGAAAAGGGAGCGCGCTCCGTGAACTCGGACGCCGCGCTGAAGCTGATGAGCACTACACTGAGGCAGAATACTTTAACCCAAAGGAAAATAAGGGCAATTCGGGCTAG
- a CDS encoding ImmA/IrrE family metallo-endopeptidase, whose amino-acid sequence MSAQFSPYYEQMKQMAGEKRSLYNIDTSKIDLNVIRAIYRKEGIRIDQWPFKGGKIKAIYIVDEDGPSVAIRNGLPREPKAFALVHELKHHYVDQDAIRDGKYQCGSYNENEMIEVGAEVFAAQFIYPDDEMLAHFHEFGVPQTGCTAESIVRFKKICPALVSYKFLVKRFERFGRIEKGLCASVQFTKLEEQIFGLPIHKRPSFIRNRKRRSK is encoded by the coding sequence ATGTCTGCACAATTCTCCCCCTATTACGAGCAGATGAAACAGATGGCGGGCGAAAAGCGCAGTCTGTACAACATCGACACAAGTAAGATCGATCTGAACGTCATCCGTGCCATTTATCGGAAGGAAGGTATCCGCATCGATCAATGGCCGTTCAAGGGCGGTAAGATCAAGGCGATATATATCGTCGATGAAGACGGTCCAAGCGTCGCTATCCGCAATGGTCTGCCGCGTGAGCCGAAAGCCTTCGCTCTTGTGCACGAGTTGAAACATCACTACGTAGATCAGGATGCGATCCGCGATGGCAAATATCAGTGCGGCAGCTACAACGAGAATGAAATGATCGAAGTCGGAGCCGAAGTATTCGCTGCACAATTCATCTACCCGGACGACGAGATGCTCGCGCATTTTCACGAATTCGGCGTCCCCCAAACCGGCTGCACTGCAGAGTCAATTGTCAGGTTTAAGAAGATCTGTCCCGCCTTAGTAAGTTATAAATTCTTAGTAAAGAGATTTGAACGATTCGGCCGAATCGAGAAGGGGCTTTGCGCGAGTGTGCAGTTCACAAAACTTGAGGAACAGATCTTCGGCCTTCCCATTCACAAACGCCCGAGCTTCATTCGGAACCGAAAGAGAAGGTCAAAGTAG
- a CDS encoding ParB/RepB/Spo0J family partition protein, with protein sequence MTEKATVPVEKTQVLSNGHKPAQPDYETLPWENLQTSPTNPRRRINEQTIDSLAESIRTQGILEPLIVRQTGKKYEIVCGERRYRAAKVAAVTDIPCLVRELSDEQVLDIQIHENLHREDIHPMDEAYAYQFLKEKLGCDVKELALRVGKPEGYVLNRLKLNLLIKEAQKDIDNEHLPLTYGLELAKYTPEIQKVIYSEIYRKEGKYQNDRWIEMPVKGETVQWKSFLEWINTHIHRLLSKAPFDPKATDLRSDGLACVKCSERTGAVISLFEPNQIGKRDACLNPACYLQKAHNHVEVRRRELAEVRQVEPSEVPIVRSWCYTDGKDYLGTESAAIISGAKRGGNAKKCNHSVSGIDIELENYGQIVQLCLKTSGCKVHWAKSTNSSTANSNKEGSAEDHAAERLEAHRGRREEIWNAKVAEAVRVRVFKQAAEKFEKKFRITDVGTDFFPQLIARFWGMTGSGDSNNLNGVVKRLVGEWDAKPKSGSGIYMTDGRAAIEQLKKVERGVQFRILFLLIHGHKGTIGYGNNYRSQKEVKELAAEFGIDYALLDAEVRLEFCSKKHKDSHETYLEAVRKKDKDAKAPRLFSDKWKATD encoded by the coding sequence ATGACAGAGAAAGCAACAGTACCGGTCGAAAAGACCCAGGTCCTTAGCAATGGCCACAAACCGGCACAGCCGGACTATGAAACTCTCCCTTGGGAGAATCTTCAAACATCACCAACAAACCCGCGGCGAAGGATCAACGAGCAGACGATCGATTCTCTTGCGGAAAGTATCCGAACACAGGGCATTCTCGAACCTCTGATCGTCCGGCAAACCGGCAAGAAGTACGAGATCGTCTGCGGCGAAAGACGTTATCGCGCTGCAAAGGTCGCAGCTGTGACCGATATTCCTTGTCTGGTGCGCGAGCTCTCCGATGAGCAAGTGCTTGACATCCAGATCCACGAGAATCTCCATCGCGAGGACATCCACCCGATGGACGAGGCATACGCCTATCAATTCCTCAAGGAGAAACTCGGCTGTGATGTTAAGGAGCTCGCTTTAAGGGTTGGTAAACCCGAAGGGTATGTTCTCAACCGTCTCAAGCTCAACCTGCTGATCAAGGAAGCGCAAAAGGACATCGACAACGAGCATCTCCCGCTTACCTACGGCCTCGAGCTCGCGAAGTACACTCCCGAGATCCAAAAAGTTATCTACTCCGAGATCTATAGGAAGGAAGGCAAGTACCAGAATGACCGTTGGATCGAAATGCCCGTAAAAGGAGAGACAGTCCAGTGGAAGAGCTTTCTCGAGTGGATCAATACGCATATCCACCGCCTGCTTTCCAAGGCGCCGTTTGACCCCAAGGCAACCGACCTTCGGTCCGATGGCCTTGCCTGCGTGAAATGCTCTGAACGAACGGGAGCCGTCATTAGCCTTTTCGAGCCAAATCAGATCGGGAAAAGGGATGCGTGCCTGAATCCTGCCTGCTATTTGCAGAAGGCCCACAACCACGTTGAGGTCCGACGCCGCGAACTTGCCGAAGTCCGCCAGGTCGAACCGTCGGAAGTCCCTATCGTCAGAAGCTGGTGTTATACGGACGGGAAGGATTACCTCGGTACAGAATCCGCAGCGATTATCAGTGGAGCAAAACGAGGCGGAAACGCCAAGAAGTGCAACCACTCCGTTAGCGGGATCGATATTGAGCTGGAGAATTACGGCCAAATCGTTCAGTTATGTCTCAAGACCAGCGGCTGTAAGGTCCACTGGGCGAAGTCGACAAACTCGTCCACCGCTAATTCCAACAAGGAGGGATCCGCTGAAGATCATGCCGCCGAGCGATTGGAAGCACATCGCGGCCGACGTGAGGAGATCTGGAACGCAAAGGTTGCGGAGGCCGTTCGTGTCCGTGTTTTCAAACAGGCGGCGGAGAAATTCGAGAAGAAGTTTCGCATCACCGATGTTGGAACTGATTTTTTCCCGCAGCTCATCGCCCGCTTCTGGGGCATGACCGGATCAGGTGACTCAAACAACCTGAATGGCGTGGTCAAACGCCTCGTGGGCGAGTGGGATGCGAAACCGAAAAGCGGCAGCGGGATCTACATGACCGACGGCCGTGCCGCGATCGAACAGTTAAAGAAAGTCGAGCGTGGTGTGCAATTCCGCATTCTGTTCCTGCTTATTCATGGTCACAAGGGAACGATCGGCTACGGCAATAACTACAGATCCCAAAAGGAAGTGAAGGAGCTTGCCGCCGAATTCGGGATCGACTATGCCCTGCTCGATGCCGAAGTGAGACTCGAGTTTTGCTCTAAAAAGCACAAAGACTCTCACGAAACCTATCTCGAAGCGGTGCGGAAGAAAGACAAGGATGCGAAGGCACCCAGACTCTTTTCCGATAAATGGAAAGCAACGGATTAG
- a CDS encoding ADP-ribosylglycohydrolase family protein — protein MSRSTSRIFNNTARFKGCLLGGAVGDALGAAVEFDTLDRIRERFGESGLADYAPAYGRLGAITDDTQMTLFTAEGLLRADQDTSLRIIDSIYQSYLAWLYTQRIVIDERFAEPPARPPGWLVTIPELNARRAAGRTCLSALRSGRKGTVTNPLNNSKGCGGVMRVAPVGLIAENPFILARDAAAITHGHPAGYLSAGVLALIISNILNGRSLADAINHAVYEEFLQHSDFEETFVALDRAVKLAYDRSVEPSPETIESLGGGWVGEEALAISIYCSLVHENDFGKAILLSVNHSGDSDSTGAITGNIIGALHGIDAIPSHWLERLELRTVIEQVADDLDTATRGANLS, from the coding sequence ATGAGCCGCTCGACATCTCGGATCTTCAATAATACTGCCAGATTTAAGGGGTGTCTTCTTGGTGGAGCCGTCGGCGATGCCTTGGGAGCGGCGGTTGAGTTTGACACCCTTGACCGAATTCGCGAGCGGTTTGGCGAAAGCGGACTCGCCGATTACGCGCCGGCATACGGTCGGCTTGGCGCGATAACCGACGACACGCAAATGACTTTGTTTACGGCAGAGGGTTTGCTTCGGGCCGATCAAGATACATCGCTCCGCATCATCGACTCAATCTACCAATCGTATCTGGCTTGGTTGTACACACAGCGCATCGTCATTGATGAAAGATTTGCCGAACCGCCTGCTCGACCGCCGGGATGGCTTGTTACAATTCCAGAACTAAACGCACGCCGCGCGGCCGGAAGAACTTGTCTATCGGCACTGCGAAGCGGTAGGAAGGGAACAGTAACAAACCCTCTTAATAATAGTAAAGGCTGTGGTGGTGTCATGCGGGTCGCTCCTGTTGGACTGATTGCGGAGAATCCGTTTATTCTTGCTCGTGATGCGGCGGCAATAACACACGGCCACCCCGCAGGATATTTGAGTGCCGGCGTACTCGCCTTGATAATTAGCAATATTTTGAATGGTCGTAGCTTAGCTGATGCCATTAATCATGCAGTTTATGAAGAGTTTCTACAACACAGTGATTTTGAAGAGACATTCGTGGCTTTAGACCGTGCGGTCAAACTAGCATATGACAGGAGTGTCGAACCATCGCCGGAAACCATTGAATCGCTTGGCGGGGGATGGGTTGGCGAAGAAGCTTTAGCAATCTCAATTTATTGTTCGCTTGTTCACGAAAATGATTTCGGAAAGGCCATTCTACTTTCCGTTAATCACTCCGGTGATAGTGACAGCACTGGAGCTATCACCGGCAACATCATCGGGGCGTTGCACGGAATCGATGCAATTCCCTCGCATTGGCTTGAACGGCTCGAATTAAGAACAGTGATCGAACAAGTAGCCGACGATCTGGACACAGCAACACGCGGTGCTAACCTTTCTTGA
- a CDS encoding type IV secretion system DNA-binding domain-containing protein, producing MSEIEPTPSNEVTVFAQTNFRNQLKPFGIRQSDRRAHMYLLGKTGTGKSTLLETLMLDDIRKGKGLALLDPHGDLIQRVRALIPDERQAEVIDFDLTRTDQPFGFNPLANVALDKRPLACSGLIQVFKHLWSDSWGPRLEHILRNSLLSLLDYPTADLSDISRILTDKAFRHKVMTVVHNEKVKEFWTNEYEKYPERFRVEAISPIQNKVGAFLSHPLLRKILTDPSKSLSLRHVMDSGNILLVNLAKGSIGEDTANLLGSLIISRFDLAALSRADLAEVERRDFTLYLDEFHNFTTQSLIFMLSELRKYRLSLVLAQQYLTQIDQTIRDAILGNIGTIIVFRIGANDAETLAMEFAPEIKISDFTNLPNFHVYLKLMIDGKISPPFSAITLPPSG from the coding sequence TTGTCCGAGATCGAACCAACCCCCTCCAACGAGGTCACGGTCTTCGCACAGACCAACTTCAGGAACCAGTTAAAGCCTTTTGGAATCCGTCAGTCTGACCGCCGAGCTCACATGTACTTGCTGGGTAAGACGGGTACTGGCAAATCCACTTTGCTTGAGACGCTGATGCTCGATGACATCCGCAAGGGCAAAGGCCTAGCCCTGCTGGACCCGCACGGCGACCTGATCCAACGAGTGCGTGCTCTCATCCCGGATGAACGGCAGGCGGAGGTGATCGACTTCGATCTTACTCGAACGGATCAGCCATTCGGGTTCAACCCGCTCGCAAACGTGGCACTAGACAAGAGACCCCTTGCGTGTTCGGGCCTGATACAAGTCTTCAAGCATCTCTGGAGCGATTCATGGGGGCCGCGGCTTGAACACATTTTGCGGAACAGCCTGCTTTCCTTACTCGATTATCCAACGGCAGACTTGTCTGACATCTCCAGAATCCTTACCGACAAAGCATTCCGGCATAAGGTCATGACAGTTGTCCATAACGAGAAGGTGAAGGAATTTTGGACCAACGAGTACGAAAAGTATCCCGAGCGATTTCGGGTCGAAGCGATCAGCCCTATCCAAAACAAGGTGGGCGCATTCTTGAGCCATCCGCTACTGCGCAAGATCCTCACCGATCCCTCAAAGTCGCTTAGCCTTCGACATGTCATGGATTCCGGCAACATCCTCCTCGTCAATCTTGCCAAAGGCAGCATCGGAGAGGACACCGCCAATCTCCTCGGTTCACTGATTATTTCGCGATTTGATTTAGCGGCCCTGAGCCGAGCGGATCTCGCGGAGGTCGAACGCCGGGACTTTACCCTATATCTGGATGAGTTTCATAACTTCACGACGCAAAGCCTCATCTTCATGCTCTCTGAACTGCGTAAATACCGCCTTTCGCTCGTACTAGCTCAGCAGTACCTGACCCAAATCGATCAGACTATTCGCGACGCAATCCTCGGAAACATCGGCACGATCATTGTGTTTCGCATCGGGGCTAATGATGCCGAAACGCTTGCGATGGAATTTGCCCCGGAGATCAAGATCTCCGACTTCACGAACCTTCCCAATTTCCATGTTTATCTAAAGCTGATGATCGACGGCAAAATCTCCCCGCCGTTCAGCGCCATAACCCTTCCGCCTTCAGGCTAG